A genomic segment from Limibacillus halophilus encodes:
- a CDS encoding MFS transporter, protein MEPTVRPLGVLSRAWNFAPLLFSAGILLGGNGLFGTLVAVRANLEGFGPSFVGYVGTAYFIGFGAGCLFVPWLIRRAGHIRVFAAFCALCAIGALLMVLVIHPVVWLVVRMIMGICFSGLLSIVESWLNAQSERGDRGRILSIYRIVDLLFVTSGQFVLPWVGAVGFDIFAVVAMIYCLSLLPLTLSRQKTPPVPTSATLNIRRSYMISPLASIGCVTIGLTNSAFRMVGPLYAQEMGLAVAQVATFMSLGIVGGAVTQYPLGWLSDRMNRRGVLMLTTGLAALSGLYMTVFADSSEMALMVGAFMFGAFSSPLYSLSVAHANDFAEPEDFIDLSATLMLFYSAGAIVGPTLAAWVLEVAAPSYFFLYMTVLHGSLILFIIYRMGRRATVPMSAKKRFVGLLRTSPMLMRWATGHTAPGAAQTESVSSSQASGR, encoded by the coding sequence TTGGAGCCTACGGTTAGACCACTCGGTGTATTGAGCCGAGCGTGGAATTTTGCACCGCTTCTGTTCTCTGCCGGCATACTTTTGGGCGGCAACGGGCTCTTTGGCACCCTCGTGGCCGTGCGCGCGAACCTGGAGGGTTTCGGGCCCTCTTTTGTTGGCTATGTGGGCACCGCCTATTTCATCGGCTTTGGCGCCGGCTGCCTCTTTGTTCCCTGGCTGATACGCCGCGCGGGGCATATCAGAGTTTTCGCGGCCTTCTGCGCCCTTTGCGCCATCGGCGCATTGCTGATGGTATTGGTCATTCACCCCGTTGTCTGGCTCGTGGTCCGCATGATCATGGGCATCTGTTTTTCCGGCCTGCTATCGATCGTGGAGTCCTGGTTGAACGCACAATCCGAAAGGGGTGATCGGGGTCGGATCCTGAGCATATACCGGATTGTCGATTTGCTGTTCGTGACCAGCGGACAGTTTGTTTTGCCGTGGGTTGGCGCCGTTGGATTCGATATCTTCGCCGTGGTGGCAATGATCTACTGCCTCTCGCTTTTGCCACTTACGTTGTCGCGGCAGAAAACGCCACCGGTACCAACCTCAGCGACGCTCAATATCCGCCGCAGCTATATGATTTCGCCGCTCGCGTCGATCGGCTGCGTGACGATTGGCCTGACCAATTCGGCCTTTCGCATGGTGGGCCCGCTTTATGCCCAGGAGATGGGGCTAGCTGTAGCCCAGGTCGCTACTTTCATGAGTCTTGGGATCGTCGGGGGCGCTGTTACTCAGTATCCTTTGGGTTGGCTGTCAGACCGCATGAACCGACGCGGCGTGCTGATGCTGACCACGGGCTTGGCAGCGTTGTCCGGGCTTTACATGACGGTCTTTGCGGATAGCAGCGAAATGGCGCTGATGGTCGGCGCATTCATGTTCGGTGCTTTTTCCAGTCCGCTCTATTCCTTGTCCGTTGCCCATGCCAACGATTTCGCGGAGCCCGAAGACTTTATCGATCTCTCGGCGACCTTAATGCTATTCTATTCAGCCGGGGCAATTGTCGGGCCGACCCTGGCCGCCTGGGTGCTGGAGGTGGCGGCGCCTTCCTATTTCTTCCTGTACATGACGGTCCTGCATGGCTCGCTCATTCTGTTCATCATCTACCGCATGGGCCGCCGTGCGACGGTTCCGATGTCTGCAAAGAAACGCTTTGTCGGTTTGCTGCGCACCTCGCCCATGCTGATGCGCTGGGCGACCGGGCACACCGCGCCAGGTGCCGCTCAAACAGAAAGCGTCAGCTCTTCGCAGGCGAGCGGGCGGTAG
- the glcF gene encoding glycolate oxidase subunit GlcF has translation MQTNFTLAQLADPDIAEANSILRSCVHCGFCTATCPTYVLLGDELDSPRGRIYLIKDMLEKDRPADEKTVKHIDRCLSCLSCMTTCPSGVHYMHLVDQARGHIEETYRRPLMDRLLRDLLAKLLPYPSRFRLALKAASLARPLARPLAKLLPQRLGAMLALAPARVPAASPVDRPQVFPAEGTRRARVAMLSGCAQQVLAPGINEATVRLLRRHGVEVVIANGAGCCGALTHHMGKEEQAFASVKANVAAWSREMAGDGLDAIIINASGCGTTVKDYGFMLRSDPAWAERGAKVSAITKDITEFLHEFGLMAPVIDTGSLTLAYHSACSMQHGQQLSEPPRALLRSAGFAVKEVPESHLCCGSAGTYNILQPELAGKLKARKIANIESTGADLVAAGNIGCMTQIASGSVLPIVHTAVLLDWATGGPLPEELRNNLSGKIEPAAPLHAAE, from the coding sequence ATGCAAACGAACTTTACTCTGGCACAGCTAGCCGACCCGGATATCGCCGAGGCGAACAGCATTCTGCGATCCTGCGTACATTGCGGTTTCTGCACGGCAACCTGTCCGACCTACGTGCTGCTGGGGGATGAACTGGACAGTCCGCGCGGCCGCATTTACCTGATCAAGGACATGCTGGAAAAGGACCGGCCCGCCGACGAAAAGACCGTCAAGCACATCGATCGCTGCCTCTCCTGTTTGTCCTGCATGACCACCTGTCCCTCGGGTGTGCATTACATGCACCTTGTCGATCAAGCCCGCGGTCATATTGAGGAAACCTATCGGCGGCCTCTGATGGATCGTTTGTTGCGTGACCTGTTGGCCAAGCTTCTGCCTTACCCCAGTCGTTTTCGGTTAGCGCTGAAAGCGGCGTCGCTAGCCCGGCCGCTTGCGCGTCCCTTGGCAAAGCTCCTACCTCAGCGTCTCGGCGCGATGCTGGCGCTTGCGCCGGCCCGTGTTCCTGCGGCTTCTCCAGTTGACCGGCCTCAGGTCTTCCCGGCCGAGGGGACGCGCCGGGCGCGTGTGGCGATGCTGAGCGGCTGCGCCCAGCAGGTGTTGGCTCCGGGGATCAATGAGGCGACGGTTCGTCTTTTGCGCCGTCATGGAGTCGAGGTGGTGATCGCCAATGGTGCCGGTTGCTGCGGCGCGCTGACCCATCATATGGGCAAGGAAGAGCAAGCTTTCGCTTCGGTGAAAGCGAACGTCGCCGCCTGGTCTCGGGAAATGGCGGGCGATGGGCTGGACGCAATTATCATCAACGCGTCAGGTTGTGGCACCACCGTCAAAGACTACGGCTTCATGTTGCGCTCCGATCCCGCGTGGGCAGAGCGGGGGGCAAAAGTCTCGGCGATCACGAAGGATATCACCGAGTTTCTTCATGAGTTCGGCTTGATGGCGCCGGTGATCGATACCGGGTCTTTGACACTGGCCTATCACTCGGCTTGTTCCATGCAACACGGCCAGCAACTAAGCGAACCGCCACGAGCGTTGCTCAGGTCGGCCGGCTTTGCCGTGAAGGAAGTACCGGAAAGCCATCTGTGCTGTGGGTCCGCGGGAACCTACAACATATTGCAGCCCGAACTTGCCGGGAAGCTCAAGGCGCGCAAGATCGCGAACATCGAAAGTACCGGCGCCGACTTAGTGGCTGCCGGAAACATCGGATGCATGACTCAGATCGCCAGCGGATCGGTCCTGCCCATCGTTCATACCGCTGTTCTTCTTGATTGGGCGACCGGCGGACCGCTGCCGGAGGAATTGCGAAACAACCTTTCTGGCAAGATTGAACCTGCTGCCCCTTTACACGCTGCGGAGTAA
- a CDS encoding FAD-binding protein: MTETFRPESDTQVAELLSWALAEEQPVEVIGRGSKRKLGRVTQAAHSLDLSALSGITLYEPEELVLQARAGTSLAEIQAAIAEKKQELAFEPCDLGPLLGGEEGQASIGGVLACNLSGPRRIKAGAARDHFLGASAYSGRGTLFKTGGRVVKNVTGYDLCKVLAGSYGTLAVMTDVTVKVLPVPEKTRTVLVRGLDDAAGLLAMTRALTSSHEVSAAAHLPQVIAACSGVGYVRDSDGGVAAVRVEGPAGSVAHRCQALRDLLADLGSTEELHSHNSNSFWREVRDIKPFVGDERAVWRISVAPQAGPAVAAAITAQVAAEHFFDWGGGLLLLATPAEGDCAAAVIRSAIAAAGGGHATLLRAPDNLRAGIEVFQPQDPAMAALSHRVKEAFDPVGILNPGRMRAGS, translated from the coding sequence ATGACCGAAACCTTTCGTCCCGAAAGCGATACACAGGTCGCGGAGCTTTTGTCCTGGGCCTTGGCCGAGGAACAGCCGGTTGAGGTTATCGGGCGGGGTAGCAAGCGCAAGCTCGGCCGCGTCACGCAGGCCGCCCACAGCCTTGATCTTTCCGCGTTGTCGGGCATCACGCTGTACGAGCCAGAGGAGTTGGTCTTACAAGCAAGGGCCGGGACCTCACTGGCGGAAATCCAAGCTGCGATTGCTGAGAAAAAACAGGAGCTGGCTTTCGAGCCTTGCGATCTTGGGCCTCTTTTGGGTGGTGAAGAGGGACAGGCCAGCATAGGTGGGGTTCTAGCCTGCAACCTGTCTGGACCCCGTCGCATTAAGGCTGGTGCCGCTCGTGATCACTTCCTGGGCGCCAGCGCCTATTCCGGGCGGGGAACACTCTTTAAGACTGGCGGACGCGTGGTCAAGAACGTCACCGGTTACGATCTCTGTAAGGTTTTGGCAGGGTCTTACGGGACCCTCGCCGTCATGACCGATGTCACGGTGAAAGTCCTCCCAGTCCCCGAGAAGACAAGAACAGTGCTGGTCCGGGGCCTTGACGATGCTGCGGGGTTGCTGGCGATGACACGGGCCCTGACCTCGTCGCATGAGGTCTCCGCCGCTGCCCATCTGCCGCAGGTTATCGCGGCTTGCTCCGGCGTGGGCTATGTTCGTGACAGCGACGGCGGCGTGGCGGCGGTTCGCGTGGAAGGGCCTGCGGGTTCGGTCGCGCACCGCTGCCAGGCGCTGCGAGACCTCTTGGCCGACCTTGGTTCGACCGAAGAGCTGCACAGTCATAACAGCAATAGCTTTTGGCGCGAGGTAAGAGATATCAAGCCCTTCGTCGGTGACGAGCGGGCAGTTTGGCGAATTTCCGTCGCGCCGCAAGCCGGTCCGGCAGTAGCCGCGGCAATAACTGCGCAAGTCGCTGCCGAGCATTTCTTCGATTGGGGTGGTGGCTTGCTGTTGCTGGCAACGCCTGCCGAGGGCGACTGTGCGGCTGCGGTGATTCGTTCGGCGATTGCGGCAGCCGGAGGCGGTCACGCAACGTTGCTGCGCGCACCCGATAACTTGCGTGCCGGGATAGAGGTCTTCCAACCTCAGGATCCGGCGATGGCGGCGCTGTCCCACCGGGTCAAGGAAGCTTTTGATCCAGTGGGTATTCTCAATCCTGGCCGTATGCGCGCCGGAAGCTGA
- a CDS encoding FAD-linked oxidase C-terminal domain-containing protein produces MQMPEADQAVIARRREIVSALQKILPGECVITAEEELRAYESDGLTAYRQLPLIVALPETTEQVSKVMAYCHREGIKIVPRGAGTGLSGGALPLADAITLGLGKFNRILEIDTDNRAVRAQPGVTNLGITKAVEHAGFYYAPDPSSQIACTIGGNVAENSGGVHCLKYGVTTNNLLGLEVVLIDGTVLRLGGKHLDSDGYDLLGLLTGSEGLLCVITEVTVRILKKPETARAVLLGFQSNDAAGNCVGRVIAEGIIPGGMEMMDKPAIHAVEAFVKAGYPLDVEALVLIELDGPETEVDELIGRVSAIAQAAGSVTMRVSESEAERLLLWAGRKNAFPAVGRISPDYYCMDGTIPRHQLPVVLNRMGELSKEYGLAVANVFHAGDGNLHPLILYDANKPGELERCEEMGAEILKLCVEVGGVLTGEHGVGVEKRDLMGTMFSEEDLKQQQRVKCAFDPDSLLNPGKVFPQLHRCAELGRVHISRGQVRFPDLPRF; encoded by the coding sequence ATGCAGATGCCAGAGGCAGATCAGGCCGTTATTGCCCGTCGGCGGGAGATCGTTTCTGCCTTGCAGAAAATTTTGCCGGGCGAGTGCGTCATCACGGCGGAAGAAGAGTTGCGCGCTTACGAGAGCGACGGCTTGACGGCTTATCGGCAACTACCCTTGATCGTCGCGTTGCCGGAGACCACGGAGCAGGTCAGCAAAGTGATGGCCTATTGCCACCGGGAGGGCATCAAGATTGTGCCGCGCGGTGCCGGCACGGGGTTGTCCGGCGGCGCTTTGCCGTTGGCTGACGCCATTACCCTGGGTCTGGGTAAGTTCAATCGGATACTGGAGATCGATACCGACAATCGAGCGGTGCGGGCGCAACCGGGAGTCACTAACCTCGGCATCACCAAAGCGGTCGAACATGCGGGCTTCTACTATGCGCCAGACCCGTCAAGCCAGATCGCCTGCACGATTGGTGGCAACGTCGCGGAAAACTCCGGCGGTGTTCACTGCCTCAAGTACGGGGTCACGACGAATAACCTGCTGGGCCTTGAGGTGGTGTTGATCGATGGCACCGTACTTCGCCTCGGTGGCAAGCATCTGGATTCTGATGGCTATGATCTTTTGGGCTTGTTAACCGGGTCAGAGGGCCTGCTCTGCGTCATCACCGAAGTGACCGTGCGAATCCTGAAGAAGCCGGAGACGGCGCGCGCCGTGCTGCTCGGGTTCCAGAGTAACGATGCCGCCGGTAACTGCGTCGGTCGGGTCATCGCCGAGGGTATCATACCCGGCGGCATGGAGATGATGGATAAGCCCGCTATTCATGCGGTCGAAGCTTTCGTCAAGGCTGGCTACCCCCTGGATGTCGAAGCTTTAGTGTTGATCGAACTCGACGGCCCTGAGACCGAGGTCGATGAGTTGATCGGCCGGGTGTCCGCCATTGCCCAAGCCGCGGGATCGGTCACTATGCGGGTCTCCGAGAGTGAGGCGGAACGCTTGCTGCTTTGGGCCGGGCGCAAGAATGCTTTTCCCGCCGTGGGGCGTATCTCGCCGGACTATTATTGTATGGATGGCACCATTCCCCGGCACCAATTGCCGGTCGTATTGAATCGCATGGGTGAACTCAGCAAGGAGTACGGCCTGGCCGTGGCTAATGTTTTCCACGCCGGGGATGGCAACCTCCATCCGCTTATTCTCTATGATGCCAACAAGCCGGGAGAGCTCGAACGCTGCGAAGAGATGGGCGCTGAGATTCTGAAGCTCTGCGTCGAGGTTGGCGGCGTGCTGACGGGCGAGCACGGAGTTGGCGTCGAGAAGCGTGACTTGATGGGCACGATGTTCAGCGAAGAGGATCTCAAACAGCAGCAGCGGGTCAAATGCGCCTTTGATCCGGATTCGTTGCTCAATCCCGGAAAAGTATTTCCCCAGTTGCACCGCTGTGCGGAGCTTGGCCGTGTACACATTAGCAGAGGTCAGGTTCGATTCCCCGACCTGCCGCGTTTCTAG
- the ykgO gene encoding type B 50S ribosomal protein L36, whose translation MKIRNSLRTAKLREKGCRTVRRRGRIYVINKKHPRFKARQG comes from the coding sequence ATGAAGATTCGTAACTCGCTCCGGACCGCGAAGCTGCGGGAAAAGGGCTGCCGTACCGTTCGGCGCCGTGGACGCATCTACGTGATCAACAAGAAGCACCCGCGCTTCAAAGCCCGCCAGGGCTGA
- the ilvC gene encoding ketol-acid reductoisomerase: MRVFYDRDADVNLIKDKKVAVVGYGSQGHAHAMNLRDSGVKDVRVSLRAGSATAKKAEAAGFKVMPPAEAAAWADVMMILTPDEMQADLYRDDLEANMKKGAALLFAHGLNIHFKLIEARSDLDVLMIAPKGPGHTVRSEYLRGGGVPCLIAVDQDSSGNAHDLGLSYASAIGGGRAGIIETSFREECETDLFGEQVVLCGGLSALITAGYETLVDAGYAPEMAYFECLHEVKLIVDLMYEGGLANMRYSISNTAEYGDYKTGPRIITDETKAEMKRVLNDIQEGRFTRDWVQECKAGQPSFKAIRRRNAEHSVEQVGAKLRAMMPWIAANKLVDKEKN, from the coding sequence ATGCGCGTTTTCTACGACCGCGACGCCGATGTGAATTTGATCAAAGACAAGAAGGTCGCCGTTGTAGGTTACGGCAGCCAGGGGCACGCTCATGCCATGAACCTGCGCGATAGCGGCGTTAAGGATGTCCGGGTTTCCTTGCGCGCCGGCTCGGCGACTGCCAAGAAGGCTGAAGCCGCTGGTTTTAAGGTCATGCCGCCCGCTGAGGCTGCAGCCTGGGCCGACGTCATGATGATTCTGACGCCGGATGAGATGCAGGCCGATCTCTACCGCGACGACCTGGAAGCCAATATGAAGAAGGGTGCCGCGCTGCTTTTCGCGCACGGGCTCAACATTCATTTCAAGCTGATTGAGGCGCGCAGCGACCTTGACGTGCTGATGATCGCACCCAAGGGCCCCGGCCACACGGTTCGTTCCGAGTATCTGCGCGGCGGCGGCGTACCTTGCCTGATCGCAGTCGATCAGGACTCCAGCGGCAATGCCCATGATCTGGGTCTGTCCTACGCCTCTGCTATCGGCGGTGGCCGCGCAGGCATCATCGAAACGAGCTTCCGCGAAGAATGCGAAACCGACCTGTTCGGCGAGCAGGTTGTGCTCTGCGGTGGCCTTTCGGCGCTGATCACGGCTGGTTATGAGACGCTTGTGGACGCCGGTTACGCGCCCGAGATGGCTTATTTCGAGTGTCTGCACGAAGTGAAGCTGATCGTCGACCTGATGTATGAGGGCGGCCTCGCCAACATGCGTTATTCGATCTCCAATACGGCCGAGTACGGTGACTACAAGACCGGGCCTCGCATCATCACTGACGAGACCAAGGCTGAAATGAAGCGCGTTCTGAATGATATTCAGGAAGGCCGCTTCACCCGTGACTGGGTGCAGGAGTGCAAAGCCGGTCAGCCTTCCTTCAAGGCGATTCGTCGTCGCAATGCCGAGCATTCGGTAGAGCAGGTGGGTGCCAAGCTGCGTGCGATGATGCCTTGGATTGCGGCCAACAAGCTGGTGGACAAGGAAAAGAACTAA
- a CDS encoding TMEM165/GDT1 family protein translates to MLPAFLTIFLTVFLAELGDKTQLATLLFATEENRSPWLVFAAAALALVASTGLAVLLGSMAERHLSALPLKLIAGVGFMVIGAWTLWGHFQSA, encoded by the coding sequence ATGCTGCCCGCTTTTCTCACGATTTTTCTAACGGTATTCCTGGCCGAACTTGGCGACAAGACCCAGCTTGCGACCCTCCTGTTTGCAACAGAAGAAAACCGATCGCCCTGGTTGGTGTTCGCCGCCGCCGCCCTGGCGCTGGTCGCATCCACCGGATTGGCGGTCCTTCTCGGTAGCATGGCGGAGCGGCATCTAAGCGCACTACCCCTCAAGCTGATCGCTGGTGTCGGCTTCATGGTGATCGGCGCCTGGACGCTCTGGGGGCATTTCCAAAGCGCCTGA
- the ilvN gene encoding acetolactate synthase small subunit, producing the protein MAPKETTIEYRIMAVLVDNEPGVLARVIGLFSGRGYNIESLTVTVVDRDKGLSRINVVTSGTPMVLAQIKAQLDRLVPVHEVRDLTKEGPYIERELALVKVRSTGEKRVECLRIADIFKAEVVDAGLDHFVFQVHHRSDKIDRFIDLMTSLGSIEIARTGVVAMARGPEILHGRQGPQS; encoded by the coding sequence ATGGCGCCGAAGGAAACGACGATTGAATATCGCATAATGGCTGTCCTGGTGGATAACGAGCCAGGCGTTCTTGCGCGGGTGATCGGCCTGTTCTCAGGTCGCGGCTATAATATTGAAAGTCTGACGGTGACCGTCGTCGATCGCGACAAGGGTTTGTCACGCATTAACGTCGTCACGTCGGGAACGCCCATGGTGCTGGCGCAGATCAAAGCGCAGCTTGATCGGTTGGTTCCGGTCCACGAGGTTCGCGACCTTACCAAGGAAGGCCCCTACATTGAGCGGGAATTGGCGCTGGTCAAGGTTCGCTCTACAGGCGAAAAGCGTGTCGAATGCCTGCGGATCGCGGATATTTTTAAAGCTGAGGTCGTGGACGCTGGTTTGGATCACTTCGTCTTTCAGGTGCATCACAGGAGCGATAAGATCGACCGCTTTATCGACCTGATGACCTCGTTGGGTAGCATTGAGATCGCCCGGACCGGTGTGGTCGCCATGGCGCGGGGCCCTGAAATCCTGCACGGCAGGCAAGGGCCGCAGAGCTAG
- a CDS encoding acetolactate synthase 3 large subunit codes for MAQERMTGAAMVLKALADQGVEHVFGYPGGAVLPIYDEFFKQNAVRHILCRHEQGCVHAAEGYARSSDKVGVVLVTSGPGATNAVTGLTDALMDSVPLVCLTGQVPTHLIGNDAFQEADTTGITRPCTKHNYLVKTIEDLPRVLHEAFYVAQAGRPGPVVVDLPKDILQTLGNYIGPENVERRSYRPQMEPDAARVAAAIEAISKAKRPIVYAGGGVINSGPRACELLARFVKMTGMPITNTLMGLGSFPGNDEQFLGMLGMHGTYEANLAMHSCDVMIAVGARFDDRVTGRLDEFSPNSIKIHIDIDPSSINKNVMVDIPVVGDVGRTLEAMLTAWNAGNHKLDAKASKVWWKQIAEWRARDCLRYEQKGPIIKPQYAIQRLHELTKDRDVYITTEVGQHQMWAAQFFRFDEPNRWMTSGGLGTMGYGFPAAIGVQVAHPESLVIDVAGEASFLMNIQELSTVMQYGLPVKVFVVNNQYMGMVRQWQELLHGERYSESYMESLPDFVKLAEAFGAVGIRCEKPEELDGKILEMLACDKPVIFDCLVARDENCFPMIPSGAAHYEMLLGPDDKASKPISEEGMVLV; via the coding sequence TCCTCTGCCGTCACGAGCAAGGCTGCGTCCATGCAGCCGAAGGGTATGCCCGCTCGAGCGACAAAGTCGGTGTTGTGTTGGTGACCTCAGGTCCCGGTGCAACCAATGCAGTGACCGGCTTGACCGATGCATTGATGGATTCCGTGCCGCTGGTTTGTTTGACGGGGCAGGTGCCGACGCACCTGATTGGCAATGATGCGTTCCAGGAGGCCGATACCACCGGCATCACGCGCCCCTGCACCAAACACAATTACTTGGTGAAAACGATCGAGGATCTGCCGCGCGTTCTGCATGAGGCCTTTTATGTGGCACAAGCCGGTCGTCCCGGCCCGGTGGTCGTCGATCTGCCGAAAGATATCCTTCAGACTCTCGGCAATTACATCGGCCCGGAGAATGTTGAGCGCCGTAGTTATCGCCCGCAGATGGAACCCGATGCCGCACGAGTGGCAGCGGCCATTGAGGCCATTTCAAAGGCAAAACGTCCGATCGTTTATGCAGGCGGCGGCGTCATTAATTCCGGACCGCGCGCCTGTGAACTGCTGGCTCGCTTCGTCAAGATGACCGGCATGCCGATTACCAATACCCTAATGGGCCTTGGTTCTTTCCCGGGCAACGACGAACAGTTCCTGGGCATGCTGGGCATGCACGGCACATATGAAGCCAATCTGGCGATGCATTCCTGTGACGTCATGATTGCCGTCGGTGCGCGTTTCGATGACCGGGTGACGGGACGACTGGACGAGTTCTCGCCCAACTCCATCAAGATTCACATTGATATCGATCCAAGCTCCATCAACAAGAACGTGATGGTGGATATTCCGGTGGTGGGTGATGTGGGCCGCACCCTGGAAGCAATGCTGACCGCTTGGAATGCCGGCAATCACAAACTCGATGCGAAGGCGTCTAAGGTCTGGTGGAAGCAGATTGCGGAGTGGCGCGCCCGGGACTGCCTGCGCTATGAGCAGAAGGGGCCGATTATCAAGCCACAGTACGCCATCCAGCGTCTGCATGAGCTGACGAAAGACCGTGACGTCTACATCACCACCGAGGTCGGACAACACCAGATGTGGGCGGCGCAGTTCTTCCGCTTCGACGAGCCGAACCGTTGGATGACATCCGGCGGTTTGGGTACGATGGGTTACGGCTTCCCCGCCGCCATTGGCGTGCAGGTGGCCCATCCGGAATCCCTGGTGATCGATGTGGCAGGCGAGGCGTCGTTCCTGATGAATATTCAGGAGCTGTCCACCGTCATGCAGTACGGTCTGCCCGTGAAGGTCTTTGTCGTCAACAACCAGTACATGGGCATGGTGCGCCAGTGGCAGGAATTGCTGCACGGCGAGCGCTATTCGGAAAGCTATATGGAATCGCTGCCCGATTTCGTGAAGTTAGCCGAAGCCTTTGGAGCCGTCGGCATCCGTTGCGAGAAACCGGAGGAACTGGACGGTAAAATCTTGGAAATGCTCGCCTGTGATAAGCCGGTCATTTTCGATTGCCTGGTGGCGCGCGACGAGAACTGCTTCCCGATGATCCCCTCCGGCGCCGCGCATTACGAGATGCTGCTGGGGCCGGACGATAAGGCGAGCAAGCCTATTTCCGAGGAAGGTATGGTTCTGGTCTAA